Proteins encoded together in one Pseudomonas sp. ADAK13 window:
- the hglS gene encoding 2-oxoadipate dioxygenase/decarboxylase HglS, with product MPTARPVSPDDIRKGFSKAMSDMYRDEVPLYGALMELVAETNARVLNTDTGLAHQLQRTGEIQRLDMERHGAIRLGTAEELATISRLFAVMGMQPVGYYDLTPAGVPVHSTAFRAVHESALQTSPFRVFTSLLRLELIENPELRAFAQSALAKRSIFTPRALELIQQAETDGGLDAAHAEEFIQQALETFRWHHTATVTAAQYQQLSDQHRLIADVVAFKGPHINHLTPRTLDIDQVQAAMPGKGITPKAVIEGPPRRQCPILLRQTSFKALDEAIAFTDAKGSHSARFGEIEQRGVALTPKGRALYDQLLNAARDELGAFPNEANAARYTELMEQHFQAFPDDHRQMREQELAYFRYFVTEKGLAAQHKAATLDASIAAGHVDVEPLVYEDFLPVSAAGIFQSNLGDAAQSHYAANANQAEFEKALGRQTIDELTLYGETQQRSIDECTRALLA from the coding sequence ATGCCCACCGCCCGCCCTGTCAGCCCTGACGACATTCGCAAAGGCTTCTCCAAGGCCATGTCCGACATGTACCGCGATGAAGTGCCGCTGTATGGCGCGCTGATGGAACTGGTGGCCGAGACCAATGCCCGGGTGCTCAACACCGACACCGGGCTGGCTCACCAACTGCAGCGCACCGGGGAAATCCAGCGCCTGGACATGGAGCGCCACGGCGCCATCCGCCTGGGCACCGCTGAAGAACTGGCGACCATCAGCCGCCTGTTTGCGGTGATGGGCATGCAACCGGTGGGCTATTACGACCTCACGCCCGCCGGCGTCCCTGTACATTCCACGGCCTTTCGCGCCGTGCATGAGAGCGCCCTGCAAACCAGTCCGTTCCGGGTGTTCACCTCCCTGCTGCGTCTGGAGCTGATCGAAAACCCGGAACTGCGCGCCTTCGCCCAATCCGCCCTGGCCAAGCGCTCGATCTTCACCCCGCGTGCCCTGGAGCTGATCCAACAAGCGGAAACCGATGGCGGCCTCGACGCCGCTCACGCCGAGGAGTTTATCCAGCAAGCCCTGGAAACCTTCCGCTGGCACCACACCGCCACCGTCACCGCCGCGCAATACCAGCAACTGAGCGACCAGCACCGGCTGATCGCGGACGTGGTGGCGTTCAAGGGCCCGCACATCAACCACCTGACGCCGCGCACCCTGGACATCGACCAGGTGCAGGCCGCGATGCCGGGCAAAGGCATTACCCCCAAGGCCGTGATCGAAGGGCCGCCCCGCCGCCAATGCCCGATCCTGCTGCGCCAGACCAGTTTCAAGGCCCTCGACGAGGCGATTGCCTTTACCGACGCCAAGGGCAGCCACAGCGCACGCTTCGGCGAAATCGAACAACGCGGCGTGGCGCTTACCCCCAAGGGCCGGGCGCTGTACGACCAACTGCTGAATGCGGCGCGGGACGAACTGGGTGCGTTTCCGAATGAGGCCAACGCCGCGCGCTACACCGAATTGATGGAACAACACTTCCAGGCGTTTCCCGACGATCACCGGCAGATGCGCGAACAGGAACTGGCGTACTTCCGCTATTTCGTGACCGAAAAAGGCTTGGCCGCGCAGCACAAGGCCGCCACCCTGGACGCATCGATCGCCGCCGGCCACGTCGACGTAGAGCCCTTGGTGTATGAAGATTTTCTGCCGGTGAGTGCGGCGGGGATTTTCCAGTCGAACCTGGGGGATGCGGCGCAAAGTCACTACGCGGCCAACGCGAACCAGGCCGAGTTTGAAAAAGCCCTGGGCCGCCAGACCATCGACGAGTTGACGTTGTACGGGGAAACCCAGCAGCGCTCGATTGACGAATGCACCCGCGCGCTGCTGGCTTGA
- a CDS encoding DUF465 domain-containing protein: protein MPVKHDLYQDLTFTKEDIQKRRAGDNYLDSLLHQYDSADKEVLELESSSGGDEELEKLKKKRLLIKDKIVEQLEKAAAK, encoded by the coding sequence ATGCCAGTGAAACACGACCTGTATCAGGACCTGACTTTCACCAAGGAAGACATTCAAAAGCGCAGGGCGGGCGACAACTACCTGGATTCGCTGCTGCATCAATACGACAGCGCCGACAAGGAGGTGCTGGAGCTTGAGTCTTCAAGCGGCGGCGATGAGGAGTTGGAGAAACTGAAGAAGAAACGCCTGTTGATCAAAGACAAGATCGTCGAGCAACTGGAGAAAGCGGCCGCCAAGTAG
- the tkt gene encoding transketolase, which yields MNHAANAVDTQCINTIRTLAMDAVQKANSGHPGTPMGLAPVGYTLWSRFLRYHPEHPDWPNRDRFVLSVGHASMLLYSLLHLAGVVEIDAHGKRSGEPAISLDDIKQFRQMSSKTPGHPEYRMTTGVETTTGPLGQGCANSVGMAMAERWLAKRFNRDDQVLFDYNVYTLCGDGDMMEGISSEAASMAGHLKLDNLCWIYDNNTISIEGHTELAFSEDVIKRFQAYGWHTLHVTDANDLTALSEALSTFQKNTGAPTLIVVDSVIGYGSPHKHNTASAHGEPLGEEEIRLTKAAYGWPEDSSFLVPDEARTVLRDALLARSKPLYEQWTHTLSHLEQYEPELADELRRMRAGEMPEHWQDQLPSFAADAKGVASRAAGGEVLNAFAQQIPWLLGGSADLSPSTKTNLTFDSAGRFSAENYGGRNLHFGIREHAMGAIANGMALSYLRPYTSTFLVFSDYMKPPIRLAAIMELPVVFVFTHDSIGVGEDGPTHQPIEHLTQLRATPGLLTLRPGDANETLEAWKIALAQTHRPTCVVLSRQNLPTLDRTQYAAASGTSRGAYVLAGAEKPQVILIATGSEVSLAVDAYEQLKSEGVAAQVVSMPSWELFEEQDQAYRDSVLPPTVKARLVVEQAGPLGWDRYVGQTGAKVVMNSFGASAPLSKLQAKFGFTLENVVKLAKEQVKLNATG from the coding sequence ATGAATCACGCTGCCAACGCTGTCGACACCCAGTGCATCAACACTATCCGTACCCTCGCCATGGACGCCGTGCAAAAGGCCAACTCCGGCCACCCCGGCACGCCCATGGGCCTGGCGCCCGTCGGCTACACCCTGTGGAGCCGCTTCCTGCGGTATCACCCCGAGCACCCCGACTGGCCCAACCGCGACCGTTTCGTGTTGTCGGTGGGCCATGCCTCGATGCTGCTGTATTCGCTGTTGCACCTGGCGGGCGTGGTGGAGATTGACGCCCACGGCAAGCGCTCCGGCGAGCCGGCGATCAGCCTGGATGACATCAAGCAGTTCCGGCAGATGAGTTCGAAAACCCCGGGCCACCCCGAGTACCGCATGACCACCGGCGTGGAGACCACCACCGGGCCACTCGGCCAGGGCTGCGCCAACAGCGTCGGCATGGCCATGGCCGAGCGTTGGCTGGCCAAGCGTTTCAACCGTGACGACCAGGTGCTGTTCGACTACAACGTGTACACCCTGTGCGGTGACGGTGACATGATGGAAGGCATCAGCAGCGAGGCCGCGTCCATGGCCGGGCACTTGAAGCTGGATAACCTGTGCTGGATCTACGACAACAACACCATCAGCATCGAAGGCCACACCGAACTGGCCTTCAGCGAGGACGTGATCAAGCGCTTCCAGGCCTATGGCTGGCACACGTTGCACGTTACCGACGCCAATGACCTGACGGCCCTGAGCGAGGCCCTGAGCACCTTCCAGAAAAACACCGGCGCTCCGACCCTGATCGTGGTCGACAGCGTGATCGGCTACGGCTCGCCCCACAAACACAACACCGCTTCGGCCCACGGCGAACCCTTGGGCGAAGAAGAAATCCGCCTGACCAAAGCCGCCTACGGCTGGCCCGAAGACTCAAGCTTCCTGGTGCCGGACGAAGCGCGCACGGTCCTGCGGGATGCGCTGCTTGCGCGCAGCAAGCCGCTGTATGAGCAATGGACACACACCCTGTCCCACCTGGAACAGTACGAGCCGGAACTGGCTGATGAGCTGCGGCGCATGCGCGCCGGCGAAATGCCCGAGCATTGGCAGGACCAACTGCCGAGCTTTGCCGCAGATGCCAAGGGCGTTGCCAGCCGCGCCGCCGGTGGTGAGGTGTTGAATGCGTTTGCCCAGCAGATCCCGTGGCTGCTGGGGGGCTCGGCAGACCTGTCGCCCTCCACCAAGACCAACCTGACCTTCGATAGCGCCGGGCGTTTCAGCGCCGAGAACTACGGCGGGCGCAACCTGCACTTCGGAATTCGCGAGCATGCCATGGGCGCGATTGCCAACGGCATGGCGCTGTCGTACCTGCGGCCCTACACCTCGACCTTCCTGGTGTTCAGCGACTACATGAAACCGCCGATTCGCCTCGCAGCGATCATGGAACTGCCCGTGGTATTCGTGTTTACCCATGACTCGATTGGCGTCGGCGAAGACGGCCCTACGCACCAGCCCATCGAACATCTGACCCAGCTGCGCGCCACACCGGGCTTGCTGACCCTGCGCCCGGGGGACGCGAATGAAACCCTGGAAGCCTGGAAGATCGCCCTGGCCCAGACCCATCGGCCGACGTGCGTGGTGCTGTCACGGCAAAACCTGCCGACCCTGGACCGCACGCAATACGCCGCCGCCTCGGGCACGTCCCGTGGTGCCTATGTGCTGGCCGGCGCCGAGAAGCCCCAGGTGATCCTGATCGCCACCGGCAGTGAGGTCAGCCTGGCCGTAGACGCCTATGAGCAGCTGAAATCCGAGGGCGTGGCGGCGCAGGTGGTGTCGATGCCGAGCTGGGAGTTGTTCGAAGAACAGGACCAGGCCTACCGCGACAGCGTACTGCCGCCCACGGTGAAAGCCCGGTTGGTGGTGGAACAGGCAGGCCCACTGGGCTGGGATCGCTACGTGGGGCAGACCGGGGCGAAAGTGGTGATGAACAGCTTTGGCGCCTCGGCTCCGCTGTCCAAGTTGCAGGCCAAGTTCGGCTTTACCCTGGAGAACGTGGTGAAACTGGCGAAAGAGCAAGTCAAGCTCAACGCCACTGGCTAG
- a CDS encoding SDR family oxidoreductase — protein sequence MDTVPQAPLILITGGSRGVGAATARLAAAQGYDVAISFVSDEPAALAVVADVEAVGRRGLAVRADSADPEQVIQLFAAIDREFGRIDVLVNNAGINALQSRVEDLAFERMQRIFAVNAIGPMLCAQQAVKRMSFRHNGRGGSVINLSSASARLGSPNEYVDYAASKGALETFTIGFAKEVAREGIRVNCIRPGHIYTDIHASGGEPGRVDRVKDSIPMGRGGQPEEVARAILWLAGAEASFITGTFLDVTGGK from the coding sequence ATGGATACCGTCCCGCAGGCACCGCTGATTCTGATCACGGGTGGAAGTCGTGGCGTTGGCGCCGCCACCGCGCGGCTGGCTGCCGCACAAGGTTATGACGTGGCGATCAGCTTCGTTTCCGATGAGCCCGCCGCCCTCGCGGTGGTGGCGGATGTCGAAGCGGTCGGGCGCCGTGGGTTGGCGGTGCGCGCCGACAGCGCTGACCCGGAGCAGGTCATTCAACTGTTTGCCGCGATCGACCGGGAATTTGGCCGCATCGATGTGCTGGTCAACAACGCCGGGATCAACGCCTTGCAGTCCCGGGTAGAGGACCTGGCGTTCGAACGGATGCAGCGGATTTTTGCGGTCAACGCGATCGGTCCGATGCTGTGTGCCCAGCAAGCGGTGAAGCGCATGTCGTTTCGTCACAACGGCCGGGGCGGGTCGGTGATCAATCTCTCGTCGGCCTCGGCCAGGCTCGGCAGCCCCAATGAATACGTCGACTACGCGGCGTCGAAGGGTGCGCTTGAGACCTTTACCATCGGGTTTGCCAAGGAAGTCGCCCGGGAGGGAATACGCGTCAACTGTATTCGTCCCGGGCATATCTACACCGATATTCACGCCAGCGGCGGGGAGCCGGGGCGGGTTGACCGCGTGAAGGATTCGATCCCCATGGGCCGGGGCGGTCAGCCCGAAGAAGTGGCGCGGGCGATCCTGTGGCTGGCCGGCGCCGAGGCGTCCTTCATCACGGGAACGTTCCTGGATGTCACCGGCGGCAAGTGA
- a CDS encoding DMT family transporter → MPYHIILLVLFAALLHASWNALLRGGADRLWSMTVMCLAVAIASVAVAVFLQPPAPASWFYVVLSAVLHVGYNLFLVRSYKVGDLGQTYPISRGSSPVLITLGAAVFAGESVSAGALLGIALVSGGIISLAFRGRRLAVPSLPYALGTGCFIAAYSVTDGIGARLSGAPMAYTVWMCALWGVLMPAVYIGLRGPKSLFSLRPGFFTAFAGGLVSLLAYGIIIYAMAGAPMGAVSALRETSVLFAALIGYFFLGETLTVRKVLACVVIATGTLLIG, encoded by the coding sequence ATGCCTTATCACATCATTCTCCTGGTTCTCTTCGCCGCCTTACTGCATGCCAGTTGGAACGCGTTGCTGCGTGGCGGCGCCGACCGGCTCTGGTCGATGACGGTCATGTGCCTGGCGGTGGCCATCGCCAGTGTCGCCGTCGCGGTGTTCCTGCAGCCACCGGCACCCGCCAGCTGGTTTTATGTGGTGCTGTCAGCGGTGCTGCACGTTGGCTACAACCTGTTCCTGGTGCGCAGCTACAAGGTGGGCGACCTGGGGCAGACCTACCCGATTTCCCGCGGCTCCTCGCCGGTGCTGATCACCCTTGGCGCGGCGGTGTTTGCCGGGGAGAGCGTGTCGGCCGGTGCGCTGCTGGGCATTGCCCTGGTGTCGGGCGGGATCATTTCCCTGGCGTTCAGGGGGCGCCGGCTGGCTGTCCCAAGCCTGCCATACGCCTTGGGCACCGGCTGTTTCATTGCCGCCTACAGCGTGACCGACGGCATCGGTGCGCGCCTGTCCGGCGCCCCGATGGCCTATACGGTGTGGATGTGCGCCTTGTGGGGCGTGCTGATGCCGGCGGTGTATATCGGCCTGCGCGGGCCGAAGAGTCTGTTCAGCCTGCGGCCTGGCTTCTTCACCGCGTTTGCCGGCGGGCTGGTGTCGCTCCTGGCCTACGGGATCATCATCTACGCCATGGCCGGTGCACCCATGGGCGCAGTGTCGGCACTGCGCGAGACCAGCGTGTTGTTCGCGGCGCTGATTGGCTATTTCTTCCTGGGCGAGACATTGACGGTTCGAAAGGTGCTGGCGTGCGTGGTGATCGCCACCGGCACCCTCCTGATCGGCTGA
- the gcvA gene encoding transcriptional regulator GcvA, whose protein sequence is MRDLPPTSTLRAFEVATRHATFTSASEELHVTQSAVSHQLKHLEELWGLQLFQRGKSLSLTPAGAALAPIVREFFMNLEATLADLREQKGRVRLKVSTTYSFALKWLLPRLPSLAQRHPEILVTLDSSDKAINFSSTEADVAIRFGNGNYPALYSEFLFREQIFPVASPDLLSRFGRPRTPAELLRYPLLTRDGADLVPKWEVWFQHVGLGISPLKESVRFADTNMTIEAALLGQGIALARSGHVESELSDGRLVKLFDVPFPSPVAYYFVCPKGLESRPHIVSFREWLMQEATSAGLAYE, encoded by the coding sequence ATGAGAGACCTGCCACCCACCTCGACATTGCGCGCCTTTGAGGTTGCGACACGGCACGCCACCTTCACCTCGGCCTCGGAAGAGCTGCATGTCACCCAAAGTGCCGTCAGCCATCAACTCAAGCACCTCGAAGAACTCTGGGGGTTGCAGCTGTTCCAGCGGGGCAAGTCACTCAGCCTGACACCTGCCGGGGCGGCCCTTGCGCCGATCGTTCGTGAGTTCTTCATGAACCTCGAGGCCACACTGGCGGACCTGCGCGAGCAAAAGGGCCGGGTGCGGCTCAAGGTCAGCACCACTTATTCCTTCGCGCTGAAATGGCTGCTGCCACGGTTGCCGAGCCTGGCCCAGCGGCATCCGGAAATCCTGGTCACGCTGGACTCCAGTGACAAAGCCATCAACTTCTCAAGTACAGAGGCAGACGTTGCGATCCGCTTCGGCAACGGCAACTACCCGGCCCTGTACTCGGAGTTCCTGTTCCGGGAGCAGATTTTTCCGGTGGCGAGCCCTGACCTGTTGAGCCGTTTTGGCAGGCCGCGCACGCCTGCCGAATTGCTGCGCTATCCCTTGCTGACGCGAGACGGCGCCGACCTGGTGCCCAAATGGGAAGTCTGGTTCCAGCACGTCGGGCTGGGCATTTCGCCGCTCAAGGAGAGCGTCCGGTTTGCTGATACCAACATGACGATCGAGGCCGCCTTGCTCGGCCAGGGCATTGCGTTGGCGCGCAGCGGGCATGTGGAATCCGAGCTGAGCGATGGGCGCTTGGTCAAGCTGTTCGATGTGCCGTTCCCGTCCCCGGTTGCCTATTATTTTGTGTGCCCCAAAGGCCTTGAATCCCGGCCGCATATCGTCAGTTTCCGTGAATGGCTGATGCAGGAGGCCACGAGCGCCGGGCTGGCTTACGAATGA
- a CDS encoding SMI1/KNR4 family protein: protein MISDPFRIPTDAEIEKAASNLNFPFPAAYIEFLKGGSNVANATFEPAVILPGTSHLDLFEIAQTAWNQMGVPKDWLPFIEDNGDYFCVSHLGQVRYWSHNGPTNERWPNFSAWFQQVCVACE from the coding sequence ATGATTTCCGACCCGTTCCGTATTCCAACCGATGCCGAAATCGAGAAGGCCGCCAGCAACCTGAACTTCCCGTTTCCGGCCGCCTACATCGAGTTTCTCAAGGGTGGCAGCAATGTTGCCAATGCGACGTTTGAACCGGCGGTGATCCTGCCGGGCACGAGCCATCTCGACTTGTTCGAAATCGCCCAGACCGCCTGGAACCAAATGGGCGTTCCAAAGGACTGGCTGCCGTTCATTGAAGACAATGGCGACTACTTCTGCGTGTCACACCTGGGGCAGGTTCGGTACTGGTCGCACAATGGCCCGACGAATGAGCGCTGGCCGAACTTTTCGGCGTGGTTTCAGCAGGTGTGCGTGGCGTGTGAATAA
- a CDS encoding methyl-accepting chemotaxis protein produces MQSVLSPGIRLLGRFGFARKFQILFFLFMLPLAGSLWMIAQEYRTQLTVISNEQSGVRELLALDTLDAQLTAQRNLAARWKAADILHDQTPAAKAAMTAVDTNFPLIQQSVQALGEALKAQSASADTLARFDALQASVTGMDSQALRTVGWWPDGYDRFTSALSAMQALREQITMDAGLILDPWLETYLLMQISTQQTPDLIERIGRMASVGQSSIASGQFTLQSRLQMRDLRGRIGDARDQLVKAAASLKAKQYPGLQPWIAQYDDSLQQLDNELKALDEGVFGGTIKLDTTAFERSVDGMLGTLGALRKQSLTSLDARLGYYRDRSLKQFIPVAVTFSVLALAALYLFVCLQASIRRSASGITTLAESLRDGNLCVEVAVEGRDELAAISTALNVAVVQLRTSLLGVNHETQQLGSAVLTLNSQSGSTLTEVEDQQQQISQIAAAATQLAATSMGVAKSCEQASGSAQKTRQIAEDSSRDSQRTTASIQQLNQRLTDTSDALERVSQQGQQIQSVVDTIRGIAEQTNLLALNAAIEAARAGEQGRGFAVVADEVRSLSQRTQASTAQIAGTVDSLRSTVSQAVTLMGAACEQAVTDAESVTGLGHRLGEIASAVQSVTDTLAQIATAVEEQAATADEVSGNIQQVDQAAGRLLDGARAVNQAADMLSKGSRALSDNTARFQLR; encoded by the coding sequence ATGCAAAGTGTTTTGTCGCCAGGTATCCGCCTGCTCGGACGTTTCGGATTCGCGCGCAAGTTCCAGATCCTGTTTTTCCTGTTCATGCTGCCCCTGGCCGGCAGCTTGTGGATGATCGCCCAGGAGTACCGCACCCAACTGACGGTGATTTCCAATGAGCAATCGGGCGTGCGCGAACTGCTGGCCCTGGATACCCTGGACGCCCAGCTGACCGCCCAGCGCAACCTGGCGGCGCGCTGGAAAGCCGCCGACATCCTCCACGACCAGACACCCGCCGCCAAAGCCGCAATGACCGCGGTCGACACCAACTTCCCGCTGATCCAGCAGAGCGTGCAGGCCCTGGGCGAGGCCCTGAAAGCCCAGAGCGCCAGCGCCGACACCCTCGCGCGCTTCGACGCGTTGCAGGCCTCGGTCACGGGCATGGACTCCCAGGCCCTGCGTACCGTCGGCTGGTGGCCGGATGGCTACGACCGCTTCACGTCGGCGCTGAGCGCCATGCAAGCCTTGCGCGAGCAGATCACCATGGACGCGGGCCTGATCCTCGATCCGTGGCTTGAAACCTACTTGCTGATGCAGATCTCCACCCAGCAGACGCCCGACCTGATCGAGCGCATCGGGCGGATGGCCAGCGTCGGCCAGTCGTCCATCGCCTCGGGGCAGTTCACCCTGCAAAGCCGTTTGCAGATGCGCGACCTGCGCGGGCGCATCGGTGATGCCCGGGACCAGTTGGTCAAGGCCGCCGCCTCCCTCAAGGCCAAGCAATACCCGGGGCTGCAACCCTGGATCGCGCAATACGACGACAGCTTGCAACAGCTGGACAACGAGCTCAAAGCCCTGGATGAAGGCGTGTTTGGCGGCACCATCAAGCTCGACACCACCGCCTTCGAACGCAGTGTGGATGGCATGCTCGGCACCCTGGGCGCGCTGCGCAAGCAGTCGTTGACCTCGCTGGATGCGCGCCTGGGTTACTACCGCGACCGCTCCCTCAAACAGTTCATCCCGGTGGCGGTGACGTTCAGCGTGCTGGCGTTGGCGGCGTTGTACCTGTTCGTGTGCTTGCAGGCCTCGATCCGCCGCAGCGCCAGTGGCATCACCACCCTGGCCGAGTCCCTGCGCGACGGCAATCTGTGCGTCGAGGTAGCGGTGGAAGGCCGCGACGAACTGGCCGCGATCAGTACCGCGCTCAACGTGGCGGTGGTGCAGTTGCGCACCAGCTTGCTGGGGGTGAACCACGAGACGCAGCAGCTCGGCTCGGCGGTGCTGACCCTCAACTCGCAATCGGGCAGCACACTGACCGAAGTGGAAGACCAGCAACAGCAAATCAGCCAGATCGCGGCGGCCGCCACGCAGTTGGCGGCCACCTCCATGGGCGTCGCCAAAAGCTGCGAGCAGGCGTCCGGCAGCGCGCAGAAAACCCGACAGATCGCCGAGGACAGCAGCCGCGACAGCCAGCGCACCACCGCCAGCATTCAACAGCTCAACCAGCGGTTGACCGACACCTCCGACGCACTGGAGCGCGTCAGCCAGCAGGGGCAGCAGATTCAGTCGGTGGTCGACACCATTCGCGGCATCGCCGAGCAGACCAACCTGCTGGCGCTGAACGCTGCCATTGAAGCGGCGCGGGCCGGCGAACAGGGTCGGGGTTTTGCAGTGGTGGCGGATGAAGTGCGCAGCCTGTCACAGCGCACCCAGGCGTCCACGGCGCAGATCGCCGGGACGGTAGACAGCTTGCGCTCGACGGTGAGCCAGGCGGTCACGCTGATGGGCGCGGCCTGTGAACAAGCGGTGACCGATGCCGAGTCGGTCACCGGCCTTGGCCATCGGCTGGGCGAGATTGCCAGCGCCGTGCAGAGCGTCACCGACACCCTGGCGCAGATCGCCACGGCGGTGGAGGAGCAGGCAGCGACGGCGGACGAAGTCAGCGGCAATATCCAGCAGGTTGACCAGGCCGCCGGGCGCTTGCTCGACGGCGCGCGAGCGGTGAATCAGGCGGCGGACATGTTGAGCAAGGGCAGCCGGGCATTGAGCGACAACACGGCGCGGTTCCAGCTGCGTTGA
- the argE gene encoding acetylornithine deacetylase gives MNQSRDLLAQLVSFDTTSRESNLALIDFVRNYLQHHGVNCELLFNEQKSKANLLATIGPAEVPGIVLSGHTDVVPVDGQRWGVAPFELTEKDGKLYGRGTADMKGYIACVLASVPALVQAPLRMPVHIALSYDEEVGCLGVRSLIEAFHAKPVKPLLCVIGEPTELKPVLGHKGKLAMRCEVHGAACHSAYAPSGVNAIEYAARLIVELGRLGEELKAPHHHNVSFDPPFSTVQTGMIAGGKALNIVPQNCSFDFEVRSLPAQDPWHVADQLRGYAEHRLLPAMQAVSEQCAIHFSELSSYPGLSTSVESQAAEWVADFCGSKAFGTVAFGSEGGLFDQAGIPTVVCGPGSMDQGHKPDEFISVAQLEACDRMLERVLAFVSQ, from the coding sequence ATGAACCAGAGCCGCGACCTGCTGGCGCAACTGGTCAGCTTCGACACCACCAGCCGTGAATCGAACCTGGCGCTGATCGACTTCGTACGCAATTACTTGCAGCACCATGGTGTGAACTGCGAGCTGTTGTTCAACGAGCAAAAAAGCAAAGCCAACCTGCTGGCGACCATCGGCCCGGCGGAGGTGCCGGGCATCGTGCTGTCCGGCCACACCGACGTGGTGCCCGTGGATGGTCAGCGCTGGGGCGTTGCACCGTTCGAGCTGACCGAAAAGGACGGCAAGTTGTACGGTCGTGGCACTGCCGACATGAAAGGCTATATCGCCTGTGTGCTGGCCAGCGTCCCGGCGTTGGTGCAGGCACCGCTGCGCATGCCGGTGCATATCGCGCTGTCTTACGATGAAGAGGTGGGCTGCCTGGGTGTGCGCTCGCTGATCGAAGCGTTCCACGCCAAACCGGTCAAGCCGTTGCTGTGCGTGATCGGCGAACCCACCGAACTCAAGCCGGTGCTGGGCCACAAGGGCAAGCTGGCGATGCGTTGCGAAGTGCATGGCGCGGCGTGCCATTCGGCGTATGCACCGTCGGGGGTGAACGCCATCGAATACGCCGCGCGGTTGATCGTCGAGCTGGGCCGGCTGGGTGAAGAACTCAAGGCGCCGCATCACCATAATGTGAGTTTTGATCCACCTTTCTCCACCGTGCAAACCGGCATGATCGCCGGCGGCAAGGCACTCAATATTGTCCCGCAAAACTGCAGCTTCGACTTTGAAGTGCGCTCGCTGCCGGCGCAGGATCCCTGGCACGTCGCGGACCAATTGCGCGGCTACGCCGAGCACAGGTTATTACCGGCGATGCAGGCAGTCAGTGAGCAGTGCGCGATCCACTTCAGCGAGCTGTCGAGCTACCCGGGGTTGTCGACGTCGGTGGAGAGCCAGGCGGCTGAATGGGTTGCCGACTTCTGCGGCTCGAAGGCGTTCGGCACCGTGGCGTTCGGCAGCGAAGGCGGGCTGTTTGACCAGGCGGGCATTCCCACCGTGGTGTGCGGGCCTGGCAGCATGGACCAGGGGCACAAGCCCGATGAATTCATCAGCGTCGCGCAACTTGAGGCCTGTGACCGGATGCTGGAGCGGGTGTTGGCGTTTGTCAGCCAGTAA
- a CDS encoding DUF1028 domain-containing protein, which yields MTFSVVARCAETGQLGIAISSSSIAVGARCPWLRPGVGAVASQNITLPALGPHTLDLLAEGMAPNDALAAVLTPQSHSEYRQVTAIDSTGRTAHFSGAQTLGIHHAVSGEQCVAAGNMLANTGVIEAMVRAFEDTPGHLADRLLAAMQAGVTGGGEAGPVHSAALVVVGDHLWPIVNLRVDWADADPIGELEQLWQAYRGQMQDYIDRAINPQFAPGYAVPGDDR from the coding sequence ATGACCTTTTCGGTTGTCGCCCGCTGTGCCGAAACCGGGCAGCTGGGTATCGCTATCAGCTCGTCGAGTATTGCCGTGGGTGCCCGTTGCCCGTGGCTACGCCCGGGTGTGGGCGCGGTGGCGTCGCAGAACATCACGTTGCCGGCACTCGGCCCGCACACCCTGGACCTGTTGGCCGAGGGCATGGCACCGAATGACGCGCTGGCGGCCGTGCTCACCCCGCAAAGCCACAGCGAATATCGCCAGGTGACGGCCATTGATAGCACGGGCAGAACCGCGCACTTCAGCGGCGCGCAGACCCTGGGCATTCACCACGCGGTCAGCGGTGAACAATGCGTGGCGGCCGGGAACATGCTGGCCAATACCGGGGTGATCGAAGCCATGGTGCGCGCCTTCGAAGACACTCCAGGGCACCTCGCCGACCGACTGCTCGCTGCGATGCAGGCGGGTGTGACGGGAGGAGGGGAGGCGGGGCCGGTGCACTCTGCCGCGCTGGTGGTGGTCGGTGATCACCTGTGGCCCATCGTCAACCTGCGGGTGGATTGGGCCGACGCAGACCCGATCGGCGAACTCGAGCAACTCTGGCAGGCCTATCGCGGGCAAATGCAGGACTACATCGACCGCGCCATCAACCCCCAGTTTGCCCCGGGTTACGCGGTGCCGGGAGATGACCGATGA